In a single window of the Candidatus Celerinatantimonas neptuna genome:
- the msbA gene encoding Lipid A export ATP-binding/permease protein MsbA, with amino-acid sequence MGRKKTQHKHSNFVRLFGYVAERKAGLVVAIIAMIGYAAVDTTFVYSIKPLIDQGLSGKDPSILKIMPFFVVGIVLLRGTFNFVSAYCMAWVGSHVVMKMQRQIFNHLMGMPVSFFDKNSTGNLLSKITYDTNQIADTSTKALVTMVKQGGLVIGLVGMMFYNSWMLSLIFLIIGPIVAIVIRTVSRRFRRISKNMQDAMGSVTSVSEQMLNGHREVLAFNGQARENERFFDVSNRIRRQQMKMSATSAMSNPVVQIVATLGLAVVLYAASFPHVMAQLTPGTFTVIVTSMMMLQQPIKQLTQINTNFQRGMAACTSLFTVLDTPNETDDGDYEPKRVKGQIELKDVTFTYPTKDAPVLRNIGFKVDAGKTIALVGRSGSGKTTIASLLSRFYDIDDGTIKIDDHELQSYKLSALRKQFSMVSQGVHLFAGSIAENIAYAYDSASREQIEKAAEMANVMEFVNHLPDGLDTLIGERGVMLSGGQRQRVAIARALLRDAPILILDEATSALDTASERKIQEAIERVCENRTAIVIAHRLSTIENADEILVIDDGRLLESGSHRQLLDKQGAYYQLYQMQFGGGESA; translated from the coding sequence AACGCAGCATAAGCACTCGAATTTTGTTCGTTTGTTTGGGTATGTTGCAGAACGTAAAGCGGGCTTGGTTGTTGCTATAATTGCAATGATTGGTTATGCCGCAGTCGATACGACTTTTGTCTATTCGATTAAACCGTTAATCGATCAGGGGCTGAGTGGTAAAGATCCGAGTATATTGAAGATCATGCCATTCTTTGTCGTTGGAATCGTTTTATTACGGGGGACGTTTAACTTCGTATCTGCCTATTGTATGGCATGGGTTGGTAGCCATGTGGTCATGAAAATGCAGCGACAAATTTTCAATCATCTTATGGGGATGCCCGTCTCGTTTTTCGATAAAAATTCAACCGGTAATTTGTTATCAAAGATTACTTACGATACCAATCAAATCGCAGATACTTCAACAAAAGCTCTGGTCACGATGGTCAAGCAGGGCGGCTTAGTCATTGGCTTAGTTGGAATGATGTTCTATAACAGCTGGATGCTATCTTTAATTTTCTTAATTATAGGCCCGATTGTGGCTATTGTAATACGTACCGTCAGCCGACGTTTTCGCCGTATTAGTAAAAATATGCAAGATGCAATGGGATCTGTGACATCAGTGTCAGAGCAGATGTTAAATGGTCATCGTGAGGTGTTAGCGTTTAACGGGCAAGCCAGAGAGAACGAACGTTTTTTTGATGTTAGTAATCGAATTCGTCGTCAGCAAATGAAAATGTCTGCAACGTCAGCAATGTCTAATCCGGTTGTTCAGATTGTTGCAACCTTGGGGTTAGCTGTTGTCCTTTACGCAGCGTCGTTTCCCCATGTAATGGCTCAGTTAACACCAGGGACTTTTACAGTTATTGTGACATCGATGATGATGCTCCAACAGCCTATAAAACAGCTTACACAGATCAATACCAACTTTCAGCGGGGTATGGCTGCATGTACAAGTCTGTTCACTGTTTTAGATACACCTAATGAAACAGATGATGGAGATTATGAACCCAAACGGGTTAAAGGTCAGATTGAACTTAAGGATGTTACATTTACTTATCCGACTAAAGATGCACCAGTACTTCGAAATATTGGATTTAAAGTCGACGCAGGTAAGACAATTGCGCTTGTCGGTCGTTCGGGAAGTGGTAAAACAACTATCGCCAGCCTGCTATCGCGTTTTTACGATATTGATGATGGTACGATCAAAATTGATGATCATGAGCTGCAATCGTATAAATTATCTGCTTTAAGAAAACAGTTTTCTATGGTCTCTCAAGGCGTTCATCTTTTTGCCGGAAGCATCGCTGAAAATATTGCCTACGCTTATGATAGCGCATCCCGAGAGCAAATAGAGAAAGCCGCTGAAATGGCGAATGTCATGGAATTTGTGAATCACTTACCTGATGGGCTTGATACGCTTATTGGGGAGCGGGGGGTGATGTTGTCGGGTGGGCAACGTCAACGTGTAGCAATCGCAAGAGCTTTGTTAAGAGATGCCCCTATTCTGATTCTTGATGAGGCGACATCAGCGTTAGATACAGCATCAGAGCGTAAAATCCAGGAAGCAATTGAGCGTGTTTGTGAAAATCGAACTGCGATTGTGATTGCTCACCGTCTTTCTACAATTGAAAATGCTGATGAAATTTTAGTTATTGATGATGGCAGGTTATTGGAGAGCGGTTCACATCGCCAGCTATTAGACAAGCAAGGGGCTTATTACCAGCTTTATCAAATGCAGTTTGGTGGTGGTGAAAGTGCTTGA
- the lpxK gene encoding Tetraacyldisaccharide 4'-kinase — MLDRIWYHRTLLTWLLWPLSCVFRCIAFYRRKRFLTGKQKSYRPEQPVIIVGNIGVGGNGKTPVVLAICRYLSQIGYHPGVISRGYGGKAGSPLLVTETMSASLCGDEPLLIFRRSLCPVAVFADRQQAIEQLLQHHPECDVIIADDGMQHYRLARDVEICVVDAVRQFGNGFCLPAGPLREPVRRLDDVDRIVSNGGLLDGFSADVMLLEPGSWFLVQNREQVSHESVPQKGWALAGIGHPQRFYQTLSEQDIEIEGYVDVPDHAILNSGQINRLQDQVVFMTEKDALKYSQLAGPKWYYLSVSAALPDAFYSFISQRVELFYASRS; from the coding sequence GTGCTTGATCGGATTTGGTACCATCGAACGCTTCTAACCTGGTTGCTCTGGCCTCTAAGTTGTGTGTTTCGTTGTATTGCTTTTTACCGGCGGAAGCGTTTTTTAACCGGAAAGCAAAAGAGTTATCGTCCTGAACAGCCTGTTATTATTGTTGGCAATATTGGTGTAGGTGGTAATGGTAAGACACCCGTTGTTTTAGCTATTTGTCGATATTTGAGTCAAATCGGCTATCACCCCGGCGTTATTAGTCGTGGTTACGGTGGAAAGGCTGGCTCTCCTTTATTAGTCACTGAAACGATGAGTGCTTCATTATGCGGTGATGAGCCATTATTAATTTTCCGACGTAGTCTGTGTCCTGTTGCTGTCTTTGCGGACCGCCAACAAGCGATCGAACAGTTATTACAACATCATCCTGAATGTGATGTGATCATCGCTGATGATGGTATGCAACATTATCGTTTAGCGCGGGATGTCGAAATTTGTGTAGTGGATGCTGTTCGTCAATTTGGTAATGGTTTTTGCTTGCCTGCCGGGCCACTTCGTGAACCTGTCCGGCGGTTGGATGATGTCGATCGAATTGTTTCAAATGGTGGTTTGCTTGATGGATTTTCAGCTGATGTGATGCTTTTAGAGCCTGGATCATGGTTTTTAGTTCAAAATAGGGAGCAAGTAAGTCATGAGTCTGTTCCTCAAAAAGGCTGGGCATTAGCTGGTATTGGTCATCCTCAGCGGTTCTATCAAACATTATCTGAACAAGATATCGAAATTGAAGGTTATGTTGATGTCCCTGATCATGCGATCTTAAATTCAGGACAGATCAACCGGTTGCAGGACCAGGTTGTTTTTATGACTGAAAAAGATGCTCTGAAATATAGTCAACTAGCTGGGCCTAAGTGGTATTATTTATCGGTATCGGCAGCACTACCCGATGCTTTTTATTCTTTTATTTCTCAACGTGTGGAGCTGTTTTATGCCTCTAGATCATAA
- a CDS encoding hypothetical protein (UPF0434 protein YcaR) — protein MPLDHNLLEIIACPICKGKLYLDPVREELVCKFDRLAYPIDQGIPVLLEDKARELSSEDLPK, from the coding sequence ATGCCTCTAGATCATAATTTGCTTGAAATAATTGCTTGTCCTATATGTAAGGGCAAGTTGTATTTGGATCCTGTTCGGGAAGAGCTGGTTTGTAAATTTGATCGTCTTGCGTATCCAATTGATCAAGGTATCCCCGTTTTGTTAGAGGATAAAGCGCGTGAATTAAGTAGTGAAGATTTACCAAAATGA
- the kdsB gene encoding 3-deoxy-manno-octulosonate cytidylyltransferase, which translates to MSYTIIIPARYASTRLPGKALLDIAGKTMIQRVFEQATQCKANRVVIATDDQRIVDTVQAFGGEVCLTASTHESGTERLAEVVDKLSLDDNEIIVNIQGDEPLIPPCIVDQVAELLENDLEVPMATLAGDFISFGQIQDPNVVKVVCDHYGRALYFSRAPIPYSRNGEWPRDAFLKHIGIYSYRAGFIHKYISMQPSPIEQYEKLEQLRVLWYGYKINVAKALADPGYGVDTQEDIEKVREIIKQGL; encoded by the coding sequence ATGAGTTATACCATTATTATTCCGGCTAGATATGCATCAACTCGTTTACCTGGAAAAGCTTTGCTTGATATTGCAGGAAAAACGATGATTCAAAGGGTTTTTGAGCAAGCAACCCAGTGTAAAGCAAATCGTGTTGTCATTGCCACCGATGATCAACGGATAGTTGATACTGTACAAGCCTTCGGTGGGGAAGTGTGTTTAACGGCATCAACTCATGAGTCTGGTACTGAGCGACTTGCCGAAGTTGTGGATAAATTGTCATTAGATGACAACGAAATTATTGTGAATATACAAGGTGATGAGCCTTTGATTCCTCCGTGCATTGTCGACCAGGTTGCTGAATTATTAGAAAATGACTTAGAAGTACCAATGGCAACATTAGCGGGTGACTTTATTTCATTCGGTCAGATTCAAGATCCAAACGTTGTCAAAGTGGTTTGTGATCATTATGGAAGGGCCCTTTACTTTAGCCGAGCGCCTATTCCTTATTCAAGAAATGGAGAATGGCCAAGAGATGCTTTCTTGAAACATATTGGAATATATAGTTATCGGGCTGGATTTATTCATAAGTATATCTCAATGCAGCCATCACCAATTGAGCAATATGAAAAACTCGAACAATTGAGGGTGCTTTGGTATGGATATAAAATTAACGTTGCTAAAGCATTAGCTGATCCTGGCTATGGTGTTGATACACAAGAAGATATTGAAAAAGTAAGAGAGATAATAAAACAAGGTTTGTAG
- the gltA gene encoding Citrate synthase, giving the protein MADKVAILQLPGQDPIELPIISGTAGNDVIDVRNLGSKGYFTFDPGFLATASCESQITYIDGDKGILLHRGYPIDQLAEQSEYLEVCYILLFGERPNEEQYTQFKETVTRHTMVHEQLIHFFQGFRRDSHPMAIMVGVVGALSAFYHDSLDVTNERHREIAAYRLLSKMPTLAAMSYKYSTGQPFVYPRNDLSYAGNFLNMMFSVPTEEYEINPVVEKAIDRIFMLHADHEQNASTSTVRLAGSSASNPFACIAAGIACLWGPAHGGANEACLTMLEEIGSVEKIPEYIEKAKDKDDPFRLMGFGHRVYKNYDPRAKVMRETCHEVLDELNINDPLLDIAMELEKIALTDEYFIEKKLYPNVDFYSGIVMRAIGIPTSMFTVIFAMSRTVGWIAHWIEMLQTPGQRIGRPRQLYTGETLKDFPKTSRK; this is encoded by the coding sequence ATGGCTGATAAAGTAGCCATTTTACAGTTGCCCGGACAAGATCCTATTGAGCTTCCTATTATTTCAGGCACTGCCGGAAATGATGTGATTGATGTCCGTAATTTAGGTTCTAAAGGGTATTTCACTTTTGATCCCGGCTTTTTGGCAACCGCATCATGCGAATCACAAATCACCTATATCGATGGGGATAAAGGGATTTTATTACATCGGGGATATCCTATTGATCAATTAGCCGAACAGTCTGAATATCTGGAAGTATGCTATATCTTATTGTTTGGTGAACGCCCGAACGAAGAGCAATATACCCAATTTAAAGAGACTGTAACCCGTCATACAATGGTGCATGAACAGCTAATCCATTTCTTTCAGGGATTTCGCCGAGATTCACATCCTATGGCTATTATGGTTGGTGTCGTTGGTGCTTTATCGGCTTTCTATCATGACTCACTTGATGTAACTAATGAGAGACACCGGGAAATAGCAGCCTATCGACTGTTGTCAAAAATGCCAACACTTGCTGCTATGAGCTATAAGTATTCAACTGGCCAACCATTTGTTTACCCAAGGAATGATCTAAGTTATGCCGGAAACTTCCTAAACATGATGTTTTCTGTTCCAACTGAAGAATATGAGATCAACCCTGTAGTCGAAAAAGCTATTGATCGTATTTTCATGCTTCATGCAGATCATGAGCAAAATGCATCAACATCAACAGTGCGATTGGCTGGTTCATCAGCATCTAATCCATTCGCTTGCATTGCAGCTGGTATAGCATGTTTATGGGGACCTGCCCATGGCGGTGCAAATGAAGCATGCTTGACAATGCTAGAAGAAATTGGCTCTGTTGAGAAGATCCCTGAATATATAGAAAAAGCAAAAGATAAAGACGATCCTTTCCGTTTAATGGGATTTGGTCATCGGGTATATAAAAACTATGATCCTCGCGCAAAAGTTATGCGAGAAACATGTCATGAAGTATTAGATGAGTTAAATATTAATGATCCATTGCTTGATATTGCAATGGAACTCGAAAAAATTGCATTAACAGATGAATATTTTATCGAGAAAAAACTGTACCCGAATGTCGATTTCTATTCTGGTATTGTTATGCGCGCAATAGGAATACCAACCAGCATGTTTACGGTTATTTTCGCAATGTCTCGAACAGTTGGATGGATTGCTCACTGGATTGAAATGTTACAAACACCAGGCCAACGTATTGGGCGTCCACGACAACTATATACCGGTGAAACTCTCAAAGATTTCCCAAAGACTTCACGTAAATAA
- the sdhC gene encoding Succinate dehydrogenase cytochrome b556 subunit, giving the protein MSDTVNKKSRPVNLELQTIRLPVTAIASILHRVSGVLTFFALAVLLSLLAKSLQSADGFALVASWFDSSIVKLLIWAILSVLMYHIVFGIRHMIMDMGYWEELSSGSASARGGFIVTVVLIILMGVLVW; this is encoded by the coding sequence GTGAGTGATACCGTGAATAAAAAATCCAGACCTGTAAATCTCGAATTACAAACAATTCGATTACCTGTAACTGCAATTGCATCAATTTTGCACCGAGTTTCTGGGGTGCTGACTTTTTTTGCATTAGCTGTTTTGCTTAGTCTTCTGGCTAAGTCTCTTCAATCTGCCGATGGTTTTGCTTTAGTTGCCAGCTGGTTTGATTCCTCTATCGTAAAATTGCTCATTTGGGCTATTCTGAGTGTGCTGATGTACCATATTGTTTTTGGTATCCGCCATATGATTATGGATATGGGATACTGGGAAGAGTTATCAAGTGGTTCAGCAAGTGCCCGTGGAGGTTTTATCGTGACGGTTGTTCTCATTATTTTAATGGGGGTTCTCGTATGGTGA
- the sdhD gene encoding Succinate dehydrogenase hydrophobic membrane anchor subunit: MVSNAATFGRSGVHDYLLVRATAAILFLYILYILSFVAFHDVTYASWTAFFSGVTTKAFTLLALASMLAHAWIGIWQVLSDYVKNTMLRLICQWVLNVIALFYVAAGIVILWGV, encoded by the coding sequence ATGGTGAGTAATGCTGCAACTTTTGGTAGAAGTGGGGTACATGACTATTTGCTCGTTAGGGCAACAGCCGCGATACTATTTCTATACATCCTTTATATTTTAAGTTTCGTTGCTTTTCATGATGTGACTTATGCTTCCTGGACAGCCTTTTTTAGTGGTGTGACGACCAAAGCATTTACTTTATTAGCGCTAGCATCAATGCTGGCCCATGCTTGGATTGGTATATGGCAAGTGTTGAGTGACTATGTCAAAAACACAATGTTGAGGTTGATCTGTCAATGGGTACTGAATGTCATCGCATTATTTTATGTGGCAGCAGGTATCGTAATTTTATGGGGTGTATAA
- the sdhA gene encoding Succinate dehydrogenase flavoprotein subunit — MRAALQISQQGNSCALISKVFPTRSHTVSAQGGITVALGNTHPDNWQWHMYDTVKGSDYIGDQDAIEYMCHAGPEAIIELEHMGLPFSRLENGKIYQRPFGGQSKDFGGEQAARTAAAADRTGHALLHTLYQQNIKNKTTVFSEWYALDLVKNAKGDIVGVTAMCIETGEIVYFKARATVLATGGAGRIFASTTNAHINTGDGIGMAIRAGISVQDMEMWQFHPTGIAGAGVLVTEGCRGEGGYLLNKDGERFMERYAPNAKDLASRDVVSRSMMLEIREGRGCEGPLGPHLKLKLDHLGEEVLESRLPGICELSRTFAHIDPVKEPIPVIPTCHYQMGGIPCNIHGQAIKQDTNGQDQIVNGLFAVGEIACVSVHGANRLGGNSLLDLVVFGRSAGRFLKTYLAQTDTSEAAGESDIESALDRYNRWENSTKDGEDPAQLRKALQQCMQMHFSVFREGRVMAEGLTELKSLRERLQNARLDDKSTDFNTQRVECLELDNLMATAVATATAANYRTESRGAHSREDYPERDDENWLCHSVFNPETEQMQRREVNMSPHLREAFPPKIRSY, encoded by the coding sequence ATGCGTGCCGCTTTACAAATTTCTCAGCAAGGTAATTCATGTGCATTGATTTCTAAAGTTTTTCCAACCCGTTCTCATACGGTATCTGCACAGGGTGGAATTACGGTTGCTTTGGGAAATACACATCCGGATAATTGGCAATGGCACATGTATGATACAGTGAAAGGGTCTGATTATATTGGAGACCAGGACGCAATTGAATATATGTGTCATGCCGGACCTGAAGCTATTATTGAATTGGAGCATATGGGGCTGCCATTTTCCAGATTAGAAAATGGTAAGATTTATCAAAGACCTTTTGGTGGGCAGTCGAAGGATTTTGGTGGTGAGCAGGCAGCCCGAACAGCAGCTGCGGCAGACCGAACCGGACATGCACTGCTTCACACGCTCTATCAACAGAACATCAAGAATAAAACAACCGTTTTTTCTGAATGGTATGCGTTGGATCTGGTTAAAAACGCAAAAGGTGACATTGTCGGTGTGACCGCTATGTGTATTGAGACCGGTGAAATTGTTTATTTTAAAGCCAGAGCAACGGTGCTTGCGACCGGTGGAGCTGGACGAATTTTTGCATCGACGACGAATGCCCACATTAATACTGGTGATGGTATTGGTATGGCCATCAGGGCAGGTATTTCTGTTCAGGATATGGAAATGTGGCAATTTCATCCGACTGGCATCGCTGGTGCTGGTGTATTAGTGACAGAAGGATGTCGTGGAGAGGGTGGCTATCTTCTTAATAAAGACGGGGAACGTTTCATGGAACGTTATGCTCCGAATGCAAAAGATTTAGCCAGCCGTGATGTCGTTTCACGATCAATGATGCTGGAAATTCGTGAAGGCCGGGGATGTGAAGGACCATTGGGACCTCATCTTAAGTTGAAGCTTGATCATTTGGGCGAAGAAGTGCTTGAATCCCGGTTACCCGGTATTTGTGAATTATCCCGTACGTTTGCTCATATTGATCCTGTAAAAGAGCCTATTCCAGTTATTCCCACATGCCATTATCAGATGGGAGGGATCCCTTGTAATATACATGGTCAGGCTATTAAGCAAGATACCAATGGTCAGGACCAAATTGTTAATGGTCTGTTTGCCGTAGGTGAGATAGCTTGTGTCTCGGTGCATGGAGCGAACCGTCTGGGTGGTAATTCATTGTTGGATTTGGTCGTGTTTGGCCGTTCAGCTGGTCGTTTCCTGAAAACGTATCTGGCGCAGACAGATACATCAGAAGCTGCGGGTGAGTCGGATATTGAAAGTGCCCTTGATCGTTACAACCGCTGGGAAAATTCAACGAAAGATGGTGAGGATCCGGCTCAGCTACGTAAGGCTTTGCAGCAATGTATGCAGATGCATTTTTCAGTGTTCCGCGAAGGTCGCGTGATGGCTGAAGGCCTGACTGAACTGAAGTCACTACGTGAGCGATTGCAAAATGCCAGACTGGATGACAAGTCGACAGATTTTAATACTCAGCGAGTCGAGTGCTTAGAACTAGATAATCTGATGGCAACTGCTGTAGCCACAGCAACTGCTGCTAATTATCGGACCGAGAGTCGTGGGGCCCACAGTCGGGAAGATTATCCTGAGCGTGATGATGAAAACTGGTTGTGTCATTCGGTTTTCAATCCAGAAACTGAACAGATGCAGCGCCGGGAGGTTAATATGTCACCTCATTTACGTGAAGCATTCCCACCAAAAATTCGGAGTTACTAA
- the sdhB gene encoding Succinate dehydrogenase iron-sulfur subunit: MNVKFSIYRYNPAKDKKPYMQDYLLDIPEGSDMMVLDALLQLKEQDPSLAFRRSCREGVCGSDGVNMNGKNGLACITPLSDLLGKGEIVIRPLPGLPVIRDLIIDMSQFYENYERIKPYLIHQDGGIPPAREYLQSPEQRAQLDGMYECILCACCSTSCPSFWWNPDKFVGPAGLLASYRWLADSRDTAANERLSELDDAFSVFRCHAIMNCVSVCPKGLNPTKAIGKIKSMLLKQAI, translated from the coding sequence ATGAATGTGAAATTTTCAATCTATCGTTATAATCCTGCAAAAGATAAAAAGCCATATATGCAGGATTACCTACTGGATATTCCAGAAGGCTCCGATATGATGGTACTTGATGCATTATTGCAATTAAAAGAGCAAGATCCCTCATTAGCTTTTAGGCGTTCATGCCGGGAAGGCGTCTGTGGCTCCGATGGTGTCAATATGAATGGTAAAAATGGTTTGGCATGTATCACACCTTTATCTGATTTATTAGGTAAAGGTGAAATTGTCATCAGACCTTTACCAGGATTACCTGTGATTCGTGATTTGATCATCGATATGAGTCAGTTTTATGAAAATTATGAGCGGATCAAACCTTATTTGATTCATCAGGATGGTGGTATACCGCCTGCCAGGGAGTATCTACAGTCTCCTGAGCAACGGGCGCAGTTAGACGGGATGTACGAATGTATTCTTTGTGCATGCTGTTCGACTTCTTGTCCGTCATTTTGGTGGAATCCGGATAAGTTTGTTGGCCCAGCTGGCTTACTTGCATCTTATCGTTGGCTTGCAGACAGTCGTGATACAGCTGCAAATGAGCGACTCTCAGAATTAGATGATGCTTTTAGCGTTTTTCGCTGTCATGCAATTATGAATTGTGTCAGTGTTTGTCCAAAAGGGCTGAATCCGACAAAAGCAATTGGTAAGATTAAATCCATGTTGCTCAAACAGGCTATTTAA